The Cylindrospermum stagnale PCC 7417 genome segment TCAATCTCGGGTAGATGTCAGTGGTATCAGTGCTACCACTGATACCGCTGGTACCAGTGGCGGTAGCATTCAGGTGAGGGGTAGGAACGTGGAAATAATTGGCAATAACTCGGTCTTGGCAAGTTCAACTTTCGGTGAGGCAAATGGCCAAGATATAACTATTATTGCCAGTAAATTAATTGTTCAGGATAATGCACAAATAATTACTACTACCAACAGCAAGGGAAAATCGGGAAATTTGATTGTGAATGCCTTGGAGTCCGTAGAGCTAATTGGTGGTACTGGTGGAACTGGACTTTTGGCTTTAACTTTTAATGAGGGTAAGGCAGGTGATATTACAATCAAAACCCGGACGTTGCGGCTCAAAGATGGGGCAGCGATAACAGCATATTCTGCTACAGATTTAATTTCTCCAACGCAACCAATATCTGAGGGTAAAGGAGGGAATATAACTGTGGACGCCTCGGATTTAGTAGAGATAGCTGGAAACCCAAAAACAGAAACTTTCAGTATTTTATCTGCTTCAACTCTAAATTACGGAAATGCAGGGACAGTCAACATTACCACAGGACAATTGATTGTCCGTGATAGAGGTTTAATCAGTGTGGGAGTTAATTCTGCAAAGAATTTACCTAACCAAGGAGATCAAAGTAATCTGGGAACACCAGGCTTAATAAACGTAAATGCTCGCTCTATCCTTCTAGAAAATAAAGGAATAATCTCATCGACGACTCAAGCAGGTAATGGCGCGAATATTAATCTACAGGTGCAGAACACATTACTGATGCGCGGCCAAAGTCAGATATCCGCTAGTGCAGGACAGGCAAATGCAGGTGGGAATGGTGGTAATATCACGATCAATGCCCCTAAAGGCTTCGTTGTCGCTACTCCCTTAGGAAATAACGATATCACTGCCAATGGCTTCTCTGGCGCTGGTGGTAATATCACCATTAATGCTAAGAGCATCTTTGGGTTTGTGCCCCGCACTCGTGCAGACTTGGTGAAGTTGTTGGGCAATCCAAAACCAAATGAACTAGACTCGCAATACGTGCCAACAAGTGACATCACGGCATTTTCTAAGCAAAACCGTGACTTAAATGGCGTTATCCAAATCAACACACCAGATATTGACCCCAAAAAATTAGTGGAACTGCCGGAAAATCTGATTGATACTGCGGGGCAAATTGCTGCCGCCTGCGGTGCTGGTGGCAAACTAGCAGGGGGTTCATTTACTGCCACAGGGCGTGGTGGCGTAGTAGCTGACCCCACGGATGTATTGACGTCTGAGGCTGTGCTGACAGATTGGATTTCAGTCTCAGATGAAGGTGAAAATCGTGCTGGCGGTGTCCGTAATAATGCGGTGACTCAGAAGCAAGGGAATATAGAGTCTGATGCACAAAAGGATAATGCTGTCAATTCACCAGAGCAAATTGTCGAGGCTCAAGGGTGGGTAATTGATGCCCGTGGTAATGTGGTTCTGGTGGCTCAAGCACCGACTGTAACACCTCATAGCCCTGGACTGAAGCAGGCGGATTGTGCTGCTCATTAGGTTATAGCAGCTTTCATTTAAGTGTTTAACCGCTCATGAGGTGACATTGAATCTGACCTTGTAGGGGAGAGACTTTGAATTTTCCGCCTGAGAGCGTCGGGAAGGGTGCCATCATTTGGGAGAAAATCAGGGTGCAGAAAGCGTTTGTGCCGTGTTGTGGGTCAAGATAAATCAAAAGAGATGCGATCGCACTATGATTCGGGTTAGTACCGTCTAACCTCAAACAGATTATGACGCCAACAATCACCATCAACGAAAGCCTTAGATTGC includes the following:
- a CDS encoding filamentous hemagglutinin N-terminal domain-containing protein, which gives rise to MRNLWIWFPGLELAIGGVMAYSAHSAIAQITPDGTLPNNSLTEQVGKSININGGTKSGSNLFHSFDQFSVPDGITANFQNIGGIQNIFSRVTGKSISNIEGTLKAEGVSLFLINPNGIVFGPKASLQIGGSFIGSTASSVIFDNGAKFSATDPQTQPLLTVITPIGLQFGATAAPIHNLSQVAPNSSSKIELGGLQVNQGKTLALVGGDITLEGGSLTANSGRIELGSVAANSLVKLKQIEQGWSLGYEDVKGFQNIRLMPRSDNGNQIQSRVDVSGISATTDTAGTSGGSIQVRGRNVEIIGNNSVLASSTFGEANGQDITIIASKLIVQDNAQIITTTNSKGKSGNLIVNALESVELIGGTGGTGLLALTFNEGKAGDITIKTRTLRLKDGAAITAYSATDLISPTQPISEGKGGNITVDASDLVEIAGNPKTETFSILSASTLNYGNAGTVNITTGQLIVRDRGLISVGVNSAKNLPNQGDQSNLGTPGLINVNARSILLENKGIISSTTQAGNGANINLQVQNTLLMRGQSQISASAGQANAGGNGGNITINAPKGFVVATPLGNNDITANGFSGAGGNITINAKSIFGFVPRTRADLVKLLGNPKPNELDSQYVPTSDITAFSKQNRDLNGVIQINTPDIDPKKLVELPENLIDTAGQIAAACGAGGKLAGGSFTATGRGGVVADPTDVLTSEAVLTDWISVSDEGENRAGGVRNNAVTQKQGNIESDAQKDNAVNSPEQIVEAQGWVIDARGNVVLVAQAPTVTPHSPGLKQADCAAH